CGTAATCGCTGATGATGGTCTTGCGGTTGTAACCGTTGCGGGAATTCCCTGAATTGTTTCCTTTGATGCTGTGCTTTTCATATCCCAGATGCTCCTCCATCTCGGCTTCCAGCATCTGCTCTATTGTTCCGGCAAAAAGACGTTTTAACTTCGAC
This window of the Syntrophomonadaceae bacterium genome carries:
- a CDS encoding transposase produces the protein MRQSKNILTDKEMELVRLLMQDCQSTGDIQSKLKRLFAGTIEQMLEAEMEEHLGYEKHSIKGNNSGNSRNGYNRKTIISDY